One Carcharodon carcharias isolate sCarCar2 chromosome 1, sCarCar2.pri, whole genome shotgun sequence DNA window includes the following coding sequences:
- the LOC121281594 gene encoding 60S ribosomal protein L24-like, translating into MKVELCSFSGYKIYLGHGKRYARIDGKVFQFLNSKCEAAFLTKRNPRQINWTVLYRRKHKKGQSEEIQKKRSRRAVKFQRAITGASLAEIMAKRNQKPEVRKAQREQAIRAAKEAKKAKAATKKVSAATAKATQKATPKQKFAKPMKSQAPRFGGKCSI; encoded by the coding sequence ATGAAGGTCGAGCTGTGCAGTTTTAGTGGGTATAAAATATACCTGGGTCACGGGAAGCGCTATGCCAGAATCGATGGGAAGGTTTTCCAGTTTCTGAACTCAAAATGTGAGGCCGCCTTCCTCACCAAGAGAAACCCTCGACAAATCAACTGGACTGTCTTGTACAGGCGCAAGCACAAAAAGGGGCAGTCTGAAGAGATTCAGAAAAAGCGCTCCCGTCGTGCAGTGAAGTTCCAGCGGGCTATTACTGGTGCCTCTCTTGCTGAGATTATGGCTAAGAGGAATCAGAAGCCTGAGGTGCGCAAGGCTCAACGTGAACAGGCAATCAGGGCTGCCAAGGAGGCTAAGAAGGCCAAAGCTGCAACAAAGAAAGTCAGCGCAGCTACAGCTAAGGCTACTCAGAAAGCAACACCCAAACAGAAGTTTGCCAAGCCAATGAAGTCTCAGGCTCCACGTTTTGGTGGAAAATGCTCAATATAA